One Candidatus Polarisedimenticolia bacterium genomic window carries:
- a CDS encoding isocitrate lyase/phosphoenolpyruvate mutase family protein, whose product MPQVSEACRLFHGLHESGCFVIPNPWDLGSARLLVNLGFKALATTSAGFAWTQGLPDHH is encoded by the coding sequence ATGCCCCAGGTCTCCGAAGCCTGCCGCCTGTTCCATGGTCTGCACGAGTCGGGCTGCTTCGTCATCCCGAATCCCTGGGATCTCGGCAGCGCGCGGCTCCTGGTCAACCTCGGTTTCAAGGCGCTGGCCACGACCAGCGCCGGGTTCGCCTGGACGCAGGGACTGCCGGACCACCAC
- a CDS encoding GFA family protein — translation MTPNRFTGGCECGAIRYECSAAPIVMFNCHCRECQKVTGGPYIPVVVVPAEAFRLTRGALRYHFTPSEMTGQHKRGFCGDCGSRVTGGQSAKGTPWVEVTASSLDDPSWFRAQHDIFVTSAQPWDLLDPGRPKHDRYAPR, via the coding sequence ATGACGCCGAATCGATTCACCGGCGGGTGCGAGTGCGGAGCCATCCGCTACGAATGCTCCGCCGCGCCCATCGTGATGTTCAACTGCCATTGCCGCGAGTGCCAGAAGGTCACCGGCGGGCCGTACATCCCCGTCGTGGTCGTGCCGGCGGAGGCATTCAGGCTGACTCGCGGCGCGCTCCGCTATCACTTCACACCTAGCGAGATGACAGGCCAGCACAAGCGGGGCTTCTGCGGAGACTGCGGCTCGCGGGTCACCGGAGGGCAGTCCGCGAAGGGAACGCCCTGGGTCGAGGTCACCGCCTCGAGCCTGGACGATCCGAGCTGGTTCCGCGCGCAGCACGATATCTTCGTGACCAGCGCACAGCCCTGGGACCTGCTCGACCCCGGCCGGCCGAAGCACGATCGCTACGCGCCCCGGTAG
- a CDS encoding phosphoenolpyruvate synthase translates to MHTTSEPWIARFSELDKRDLARVGGKGASLAELTQAGFPVLGGFCVTTEAFRAFLDGAGDTTALFSRLAALNPEDTEAVRRLGEEVRSRLGQAPIPTDIAHAVEAAWRDAGAEHSYAVRSSATAEDLPGASFAGQQDTYLNVRGREALLDKVRDCWVSLFTDRAITYRAKNGFDHRRVFLSVVVQRMVSPEVSGILFTADPIDGRRHIVSIDAGFGLGEALVSGLVSADLFKVDKRTNEVTDKKIARKTVAIRPLPGGGTRQEALPPERQTAPSLTDEAARDLARLGARIEEHYGRPQDIEWCIEAGKVYIVQSRPITTLFPMPEPRPSEQELRVYISFGHAQVMTDALLPYARSIWRRLFPFGRDETGNSRALLGAGGRLYIDPSDLLRVSPFGKVLPVVLTAVDTLMAEAVREVVRRPEFGYGTASRLTALKGVLPVVGPLLARAMWHLWLSSPEGSTGRARAYIDATIETDRSELEAAAPGARRYEVAGSQSSGIFLKIFPRIVPILLSAVLAQVILKRLLRGRGVDRELTAFAQGLDGNVTTEMDLELGDLADMARGYPEVESHLRRSDARGALESVRTLAGGEAFYQAMQGFLRKYGMRAGSEIDITRPRWSEHPTPLVQMLVGNLSREERGTHRAHHARLKQQGLEASQRLIRAAGALQRPLVRRLIRVCRNNLAIREHPKFMLIQSLGMIRSVTLECAGILVQQGRLAAREDVFFLTVEELQGALRGEGPALEEIVAVRREEHQRDRKLTPPRVLTSEGEIVTKRHSQQNLPQNALAGSAASPGIVEGKAKVVLDPSTAVLNAGEILVAPYTDPGWTPLFINARGLVMEVGGLMTHGSVVAREYGIPAVVCVVDATKRIRTGQQIRVNGDEGFVEIMR, encoded by the coding sequence ATGCACACCACCAGCGAACCCTGGATCGCCAGGTTCTCCGAGCTCGACAAGCGGGACCTCGCCAGGGTCGGAGGCAAGGGCGCCAGCCTGGCCGAGCTGACGCAGGCCGGCTTCCCGGTCCTGGGAGGCTTCTGCGTCACGACGGAGGCCTTTCGAGCGTTCCTGGATGGCGCGGGCGACACGACGGCGCTCTTCTCCCGCCTCGCCGCCCTGAACCCCGAGGACACCGAAGCGGTGCGCCGGCTCGGGGAGGAGGTCCGCTCCCGCCTTGGACAGGCGCCCATCCCGACCGACATAGCGCACGCGGTCGAGGCCGCCTGGAGGGACGCCGGGGCCGAGCACTCCTACGCCGTCCGCTCGAGCGCGACGGCGGAGGATCTCCCGGGCGCCTCCTTCGCCGGCCAGCAGGACACCTACCTCAACGTCCGGGGCCGGGAGGCCCTGCTGGACAAGGTGCGCGACTGCTGGGTCTCCCTGTTCACCGATCGCGCCATCACCTACCGCGCCAAGAACGGCTTCGATCATCGCCGGGTCTTCCTGAGCGTCGTCGTGCAGAGGATGGTGTCGCCCGAGGTCTCGGGGATCCTGTTCACCGCCGACCCGATCGACGGCAGGCGGCACATCGTCTCGATCGACGCCGGCTTCGGCCTGGGCGAGGCGCTCGTCTCCGGGCTGGTCTCCGCCGATCTCTTCAAGGTCGACAAACGCACCAACGAAGTCACAGACAAGAAAATCGCGCGAAAGACCGTGGCCATCCGCCCCCTGCCCGGCGGCGGCACACGACAGGAGGCGCTCCCGCCGGAGCGACAGACGGCACCCTCCCTGACGGACGAGGCGGCCAGAGACCTCGCGCGGCTCGGCGCCAGGATCGAGGAGCACTACGGAAGACCCCAGGACATCGAGTGGTGCATCGAGGCCGGCAAGGTCTACATCGTCCAGAGCCGCCCGATCACGACCCTCTTTCCAATGCCCGAGCCAAGGCCCTCCGAACAGGAGCTCAGGGTCTACATCTCGTTCGGCCACGCCCAGGTGATGACCGACGCCCTCCTGCCCTACGCCCGCTCCATCTGGAGGCGCCTCTTCCCATTCGGCCGCGACGAGACCGGGAACAGCCGGGCGCTGCTCGGCGCCGGAGGGCGGCTCTACATCGACCCGAGCGATCTCCTGCGGGTGAGCCCATTCGGGAAGGTGCTCCCCGTGGTCCTGACCGCGGTCGACACGCTCATGGCCGAGGCCGTCAGGGAGGTCGTCCGGCGCCCGGAGTTCGGCTACGGCACGGCCTCGAGGCTGACCGCCCTCAAGGGGGTGCTGCCTGTTGTCGGGCCGCTCCTGGCCAGGGCCATGTGGCATCTGTGGCTCTCCTCGCCGGAGGGAAGCACCGGTCGGGCCCGGGCCTATATCGATGCGACCATCGAGACGGATCGCTCGGAGCTCGAGGCGGCCGCCCCGGGGGCCCGGCGCTACGAGGTCGCCGGCTCGCAGAGCAGCGGAATCTTCCTCAAGATCTTCCCCAGGATCGTCCCGATCCTGTTGTCCGCCGTCCTGGCGCAGGTGATCTTGAAGCGGCTCCTGCGAGGGAGAGGGGTCGATCGAGAGCTGACAGCCTTCGCGCAGGGGCTGGACGGCAACGTCACCACGGAAATGGATCTGGAGCTGGGGGACCTCGCCGACATGGCCCGCGGGTACCCCGAGGTGGAGTCTCATCTCAGAAGATCCGACGCCCGCGGAGCGCTCGAGAGCGTGCGCACGCTTGCGGGCGGGGAGGCGTTCTATCAGGCGATGCAGGGCTTCCTGCGCAAGTACGGGATGCGCGCCGGCTCCGAGATCGACATCACGCGTCCGCGCTGGAGCGAGCATCCCACTCCGCTGGTGCAGATGCTGGTCGGCAACCTCTCACGCGAGGAGCGCGGCACCCACCGCGCCCACCACGCCAGGCTGAAACAGCAGGGCCTCGAGGCCTCGCAGCGGCTGATCCGGGCGGCCGGCGCCCTGCAGCGGCCGCTGGTGCGCCGGCTCATCCGGGTGTGCCGCAACAACCTCGCTATCCGAGAGCACCCGAAGTTCATGCTGATCCAGTCGCTCGGCATGATCAGGAGCGTGACCCTCGAGTGCGCCGGGATTCTGGTGCAGCAGGGCCGCCTCGCCGCCAGGGAGGATGTCTTTTTCCTGACGGTCGAGGAGCTGCAGGGCGCCCTGCGCGGCGAGGGGCCGGCGCTCGAGGAGATCGTCGCAGTCCGCAGGGAAGAGCACCAGCGCGATCGGAAGCTCACTCCGCCCCGCGTCCTGACCAGCGAGGGGGAGATCGTCACCAAGAGGCACAGCCAGCAGAACCTGCCGCAGAACGCGCTCGCCGGGAGCGCGGCGTCCCCCGGTATCGTCGAGGGGAAGGCCAAAGTCGTGCTCGACCCGTCGACCGCCGTCCTGAACGCCGGCGAGATCCTCGTGGCGCCCTACACCGATCCGGGCTGGACTCCCCTCTTCATCAACGCCAGGGGGCTGGTGATGGAGGTCGGCGGCCTGATGACGCACGGCTCCGTGGTCGCCCGCGAGTACGGGATCCCCGCGGTCGTCTGCGTCGTCGACGCGACCAAGAGGATTCGGACAGGCCAGCAGATCCGCGTGAACGGAGACGAGGGGTTCGTCGAGATCATGCGCTAG